A portion of the Malassezia japonica chromosome 3, complete sequence genome contains these proteins:
- the dus2 gene encoding tRNA-dihydrouridine(20) synthase [NAD(P)(+)] (EggNog:ENOG503NU4X; COG:J; BUSCO:EOG092628FW): MSSTLEETRAAKRRHIDVGEGPSSVPLPPPSDARMPDFRNGLFLAPMVRIGSLPTRLLALEYGADLVWGPEVVDRAIMGAERRVNASTGEVEFMKDEKQVFSCHPAERDRLIYQVGSATPEYAAEAVRIVTEHDDVAGVDLNCGCPKPFSTLGGMGANLLSTPDLLCSILVAMRRAAPPHVSVTAKIRLLPTQEATLALVEQIVRTRTIRALTVHCRTKVMRPREPALLERLNEIVKHVEKIAAETGQDVPVICNGDCFSASDVERIQELTGVSSLMLARGPEANPSCFRSPRKCVAQEIAPKWVRYAAYFDNPFGNTKYCMTQLAFNTVAGIGGQERISALNKRELISIRSELSQSRTNEDIAAALRMAWPVESAAPLIDAVAAQVKKEPQ, encoded by the coding sequence ATGTCTAGCACCCTAGAAGaaacgcgcgcggccaagAGACGGCATATTGACGTAGGCGAAGGACCCAGTTCCGTGCCGTTGCCACCCCCCAGCGACGCCCGTATGCCCGACTTTCGCAACGGCCTGTTCCTTGCGCCGATGGTGCGCATTGGCTCGCTGCCTacgcgcctgctcgcgctcgagtacGGCGCAGACCTCGTATGGGGCCCTGAAGTGGTGGACCGTGCGATTATGggcgcggagcgccgcgtgaaCGCTTCGACGGGCGAGGTCGAGTTTATGAAAGACGAGAAGCAGGTCTTTTCGTGCCACccagccgagcgcgaccgcctGATCTACCAAGTGGGCTCTGCCACGCCCGAGTacgctgccgaggccgtgcgtATCGTCACGgagcacgacgacgtggccggcgtcgaccTCAACTGCGGCTGCCCCAAGCCGTTTTCGACGCTGGGCGGGATGGGCGCGAACCTCTTGTCGACGCCCGACCTACTCTGCTCGATCCTGgtcgcgatgcgccgcgcggcgccgccgcatgTGAGCGTCACGGCCAAGATCCGGCTGCTTCCTACCCAGGAAGCGAcgcttgcgctggtcgagcaaATCGTGCGCACACGCACCATCCGCGCACTGACCGTGCACTGCCGCACAAAGGTCatgcggccgcgcgagccggcgctgctcgagcgcttgAACGAGATTGTGAAGCACGTCGAAAAGATCGCCGCGGAAACCGGGCAGGACGTGCCGGTGATCTGCAACGGCGACTGCttcagcgcctcggacgtCGAACGCATCCAGGAGCTTACCGGAGTCTCGTCGCTGATGCTCGCACGCGGCCCCGAAGCGAATCCGTCGTGCTTCCGCTCGCCCCGCAAGTGTGTCGCGCAGGAAATCGCGCCGAAGTGGGTGCGCTATGCGGCCTACTTTGACAACCCTTTTGGGAACACCAAGTACTGCATGACGCAGCTTGCTTTTAATACGGTCGCCGGCATTGGCGGCCAGGAACGCATCTCGGCGCTGAACAAGCGCGAGCTCATTTCCATCCGCTCCGAGCTCAGCCAGAGCCGGACGAACGAGGATATTGCCGCGGCGCTACGCATGGCGTGGCCCGTcgagagcgcggcgccgctcatCGACGCTGTTGCGGCACAGGTCAAAAAGGAGCCCCAGTAG
- a CDS encoding uncharacterized protein (EggNog:ENOG503P6QQ; COG:S), with protein sequence MSGRRAPVRYDDVDEQGGYDASRPSTYDYDRSRGPRDDRAPPSSTRGRDHDERTREGHDGYRGGRGWGDDRRRSDWDDRRRSNWGDRRHSDRDDRRRGDWDDRRRGDWDDRRRSDWRERSPGRDRYHKDDRRDRQPDDRNDTRDARSRWDRRDDRRDPAPEPRTEREKDAPKGPDPDAAPEELDADQIAAMMGFGNFGTSKGKHVEDNAEGFAEVRKERSWRQYMNRKGGFNRPLDKV encoded by the exons ATGAGCGGGCGGAGAGCGCCTGTGCGCTacgacgacgtcgacgaaCAGGGCGGATACGACGCGTCAAGGCCATCTACCTACGATTACGACCGTAGTCGGGGtccgcgcgacgaccgcgcaccgccgagctcgacgcggggCCGCGACCATGACGAACGGACGCGTGAGGGCCACGATGGCtaccgcggcggccggggATGGGGCGATGACCGCCGTCGCAGTGACTGggacgaccgccgccgcagtAACTGGggcgaccgccgccacAGTGACCGTGATGACCGACGCCGTGGTGATTGGGACGATCGCCGTAGAGGCGACTGGGACGACCGCCGTCGCAGCGActggcgcgagcgcagcccCGGCAGAGACCGATACCACAAagacgaccgccgcgaccgtCAGCCGGATGATCGCAATGATACCCGTGatgcacgctcgcgctgggataggcgcgacgaccgccgcgacccTGCCCCTGAACCCCGCACGGAGCGCGAGAAGGATGCGCCAAAAGGGCCCGACCCCGACGCAGCTCCCGAAGAGCTCGATGCCGACCAGATTGCAGCCATGATGGGCTTTGGCAACTTTGGCACAAGCAAG GGAAAACACGTCGAAGATAATGCCGAGGGCTTTGCCGAAGTGCGCAAGGAACGCAGCTGGCGCCAGTACATGAACCG CAAGGGTGGCTTCAATCGGCCGTTGGATAAAGTCTAA
- a CDS encoding uncharacterized protein (TransMembrane:12 (i77-99o111-135i147-169o189-211i218-238o250-268i288-312o348-369i381-401o413-435i456-475o487-507i); EggNog:ENOG503NV60; COG:P): MTDTMPAPASSVAASDEKSHSLYHEEQIHANEDPEEYRGPKGVFRRLGNKRAWRRFAVVEWTSIDPVPEEEQVQRSFLSVAFIWFSANVNVLSFSTGTLAPTLGMGLRTSLYVILGFVVPCSLVPAYFITFGQNLGMRQMVHCRYSFGYFGASIVALVNAMTGFGYTILNAILAGETLQAVSPHQSLSATVGIVIIVVIALCISFCGIRVIHWIERFFWLPVLISFAVMIGEAGTGPGGLHTLPSEPAPGSRVILSMGCVLAGFQMSWSASASDMSLYLNRRVKSWKLFVATFLAFALSSTSILMLGASFAASAQTIPAWSDALTQNPSPGPLVNLVLSTRLGNFGKFLTVLIALSAVGNMMATLYSLGLCCQTMFPPLTALPRFVIPIVAVAIILPLAIVGKDSFYDTLTNFVSMIAYWTALYVGVVTADHVIIRRTRFSSYDPAIWNQWRLLPPGAAALGASILSLGLVIPLMDQTWYTGPLAKNVGDLGFEVGLVLSFLLYLLLRPLEKRVAGR, from the exons ATGACTGATACgatgccggcgccggcgtcgtctGTCGCAGCGAGCGACGAAAAATCGCATTCATTATACCATGAAGAGCAAATACATGCTAATGAAGACCCTGAGGAGTACCGCGGCCCAAAAGGCGTGTTCCGCCGCTTGGGCAATAAGCGCGCATGGCGGAGATTCGCCGTGGTGGAGTGGACCAGCATCGACCCGGTGccggaggaggagcaggtCCAGCGCAGTTTCTTGTCGGTCGCATTTATTTGGTTCAGTGCGAATGTGAATG TCCTGAGCTTCTCGACCGGCACActcgcgccgacgctcggcatgggcctgcgcacgtcgctctATGTAATCTTGGGCTTTGTCGTGCCGTGCAGCCTTGTTCCTGCGTACTTTATCACCTTTGGCCAGAACCTCGGCATGCGCCAGATGGTGCACTGCCGCTATTCGTTCGGCTACTTTGGTGCAAGTATTGTGGCGCTCGTCAATGCCATGACCGGCTTTGGCTACACGATTCTGAATGCCATTCTCGCAGGCGAGACGCTCCAGGCAGTCTCGCCACACCAGTCGCTCTCTGCCACGGTCGGTATCGTGATTATTGTGGTGATTGCGCTGTGCATCTCGTTCTGTGGCATCCGTGTGATCCACTGGATTGAGCGCTTCTTTTGGCTACCTGTGCTGATCAGCTTTGCGGTGAtgatcggcgaggcgggcaCCGGCCCAGGCGGCCTGCATACACTTCCTTCTGAGCCCGCGCCGGGATCGCGCGTGATTCTGTCCATGGGCTGCGTCCTGGCCGGCTTCCAGATGTCGTGGTCGGCTTCGGCGTCCGACATGAGCCTCTACCTGAACCGCCGCGTCAAGTCGTGGAAGCTGTTTGTTGCCACATTCCTTGCCTTTGCATTGTCCTCGACGTCCATCCTgatgctcggcgcgtcgttTGCCGCATCCGCCCAAACGATTCCCGCCTGGAGCGATGCACTGACCCAAAACCCGTCGCCCGGCCCGCTCGTGAACCTCGTTTTGTCGACGAGGCTCGGCAACTTTGGCAAGTTCCTCACGGTGCTGATCGCCCTCTCGGCGGTCGGCAACATGATGGCCACGCTCTACTCTCTGGGACTGTGCTGCCAAACCATGTTTCCACCACTCACGGCCCTGCCTCGCTTTGTCATTCCTATTGTCGCCGTCGCGATCATTTTGCCACTGGCCATTGTCGGGAAAGACAGCTTCTACGATACACTCACAAACTTTGTCAGCATGATCGCCTACTGGACTGCTCTCTACGTCGGCGTCGTCACGGCCGACCACGTCATTATCCGACGCACCCGTTTTTCCAGCTACGACCCCGCAATTTGGAACCAATGGCGCCTCctgccgcccggcgcggccgccctcggcgcctcgatTCTGTCGCTGGGCCTCGTTATTCCTCTCATGGACCAGACCTGGTACACGGGGCCCCTCGCGAAAAacgtcggcgacctcggATTCGAGGTCGGCCTCGTTCTCAGCTTCCTCCTCTACCTTCTCCTCCGGCCGCTCGAaaagcgcgtcgccggccgctAG
- a CDS encoding uncharacterized protein (TransMembrane:1 (i12-30o)), with the protein MYQRFRWTPKNTPLLLLWGITVPAATLYMISQTNDKWDYTGKKKDQSLLRKAPQPEAEQ; encoded by the exons ATGTACCAGCGCTTCCGCTGGACCCCGAAGAACACGCCTCTGCTGCTTCTCTGGGGTATCACGGTTCCCGCTGCGACTCTCTACATGATTTCGCAGACGAAC GACAAGTGGGACTACACTGGCAAGAAGAAGGACCAgtcgctcctgcgcaaggcgccgcagcctgAGGCTGAGCAGTAG
- a CDS encoding uncharacterized protein (EggNog:ENOG503P6NJ) produces MSANGAGGARWMEHVTMVLAPECQVPPPITRPREMHPLPEGVDAYCVYPFAAEELVASSASPVSSRSVAQMQDRRATYLATRKVTQEREAQERMRRLAPGWVPDQMLEPTPAHSKGLREGWGASLASDAPPPAVAESKGPLAAPAEEPPAERPPAPTPLSAAPLDTPAAHVNVPGREPPDPSPTSEPTNEPPPTAAPEFHTQPTPPPPASDPAPEPVDRPEAPTPLAASAHNEPTPSRKQSTDDDELDRLAADMNSL; encoded by the coding sequence ATGTCGGCGAACGGGGCAGGGGGGGCGCGCTGGATGGAGCACGTTACAATGGTGCTCGCACCCGAGTGCCAGGTCCCACCGCCGATTACGCGGCCTCGAGAGATGCACCCGCTTCCTGAAGGCGTCGATGCGTACTGCGTATACCCATTTGCAGCAGAAGAGCTCGtagcgtcgagcgcatcgcccgTCTCGAGCCGCAGCGTCGCACAGATGCAGGACcggcgggcgacgtaccttgcCACACGCAAGGTgacgcaggagcgcgaAGCACAAGAACGTATGCGCCGCTTGGCTCCGGGATGGGTCCCTGACCAGATGCTggagccgacgccggcacACTCCAAAGGCCTCCGTGAGGGCTGGGGGGCGAGTCTAGCatcggacgcgccgccgccggccgtggCCGAGTCTAAGGGCCCGCTggctgcgcctgcagaAGAGCCACCTGCAGAGCGGCCGCCCGCACCGACGCCTTTGTCGGCAGCGCCACTGGacacgcccgccgcgcacgtAAACGTGCCGGGACGGGAGCCGCCAGACCCATCCCCCACGAGCGAGCCGACCaacgagccgccgccgacggctgCGCCTGAGTTTCATACccagccgacgccgccgcctccgGCATCGGACCCCGCGCCGGAGCCTGTGGACCGCCCCGAGGCACCGACACCTCTGGCCGCATCGGCGCACAACGAACCCACCCCCTCTCGCAAACAGAGCAcagacgacgacgagctcgaccgtCTTGCAGCAGACATGAACAGTTTGTAG
- the LYS4_1 gene encoding homocitrate synthase (EggNog:ENOG503NUMJ; COG:E) yields the protein MQRINGEAPEEVKESHVAVDSSSAVATQPKTENAALAGTQPFGASRYSDFLSNVSNFKIIESTLREGEQFANAFFDTETKIKIAKALDEFGVDCIELTSPAASEQSRKDCEAICKLGLKTKVITHIRCHMDDARIAVETGVDGVDVVMGTSKFLREYSHGKDMTYITKAAVEVINFVKSKGIEIRFSTEDSFRSDLVDLLSIYQVVDKVGVNRVGVADTVGVANPRQVYDLVRTLRSVVSCDIECHFHNDTGCAIANAYTALEAGATHVDTSVLGIGERNGIPSLGGFIARMYAADRDYVMSKYNLKALREVENLVADAVQVQIPFNNPVTGYCAFTHKAGIHAKAILANPSTYEILKPEDFGMSRYVSIGHRLTGWNAVKSRAQQLGLELTDDQVKAATNRIKVMADIKDQTMEDVDAVLHVFHRAIKNGQDVSHDKIFDKLLAQHNADMPETIENAEA from the exons ATGCAGCGCATTAACGGCGAGGCTCCCGAGGAGGTGAAGGAGTCCCACGTTGCTGTTGACAGCTCCAGTGCTGTGGCTACGCAGCCCAAGACGGAGAACGCGGCTCTggccggcacgcagccgtttggcgcctcgcgctACAGCGACTTCCTGAGCAACGTCTCCAACTTTAAGATTATTGAGTCGACTCTGCGTG AGGGTGAGCAGTTCGCCAACGCCTTCTTCGACACCGAGACCAAGATCAAGAttgccaaggcgctcgacgagttcGGTGTGGACTGCATTGAGCTCACGTCGCCTGCCGCCTCGGAGCAGAGCCGCAAGGACTGCGAGGCGATTTGCAAGCTTGGCCTCAAGACCAAGGTTATCACCCACATCCGTTGCCACATGGACGACGCCCGTATTGCCGTCGAGACCGGTGTCGACGGTGTCGACGTCGTCATGGGTACCTCCAAGTTCCTGCGTGAGTACTCACACGGTAAGGACATGACCTACATTACCAAGGCTGCCGTCGAGGTCATCAACTTTGTCAAGAGCAAGGGTATCGAGATCCGTTTCTCGACCGAGGACTCGTTCCGTTcggacctcgtcgacctgctcaGCATCTACCAGGTCGTCGATAAGGTCGGTGTGAACCGTGTGGGTGTTGCCGACACCGTCGGTGTCGCGAACCCCCGCCAGGTCTACGACCTGGTCCGCACCCTGCGCAGTGTCGTCTCGTGCGACATTGAGTGCCACTTCCACAACGACACGGGCTGTGCTATTGCTAACGCCTACACTGCTCTCGAGGCCGGTGCGACGCACGTCGATACATCGGTGCTTGGTATCGGTGAGCGCAACGGTATCCCCTCGCTCGGTGGCTTCATTGCGCGCATGTACGCCGCTGACCGTGACTATGTCATGAGCAAGTACAACCTCAAGGCCCTCCGTGAGGTCGAGAACCTCGTTGCGGATGCCGTCCAGGTCCAGATTCCGTTCAACAACCCCGTGACTGGCTACTGTGCCTTCACCCACAAGGCCGGCATTCACGCCAAGGCGATTCTGGCCAACCCCAGCACCTACGAGATCCTCAAGCCAGAGGACTTTGGTATGAGCCGCTACGTCTCGATTGGCCACCGTCTTACTGGCTGGAACGCGGTCAAGAGCCGTGCCCAGCAGCTTGGTCTCGAGCTCACCGACGACCAGGTCAAGGCTGCCACCAACCGTATCAAGGTCATGGCCGACATCAAGGACCAGACCATGGAGGACGTCGACGCTGTTCTCCACGTCTTCCACCGTGCCATCAAGAACGGTCAGGACGTCAGCCATGACAAGATCTTTGACAAGCTCCTGGCCCAGCATAACGCCGACATGCCGGAGACGATTGAGAACGCGGAAGCGTAA
- a CDS encoding uncharacterized protein (EggNog:ENOG503NTWM; COG:Q), whose translation MSDAGGSKVPSYHAPPHDSPVSGATIHELRCLDARIQLGFHLIPHIVQTLLTELPSSAYVLVTDTNLKRLGVVDKFLSAFESYSTTGTPARVLVYELAPGEESKSRETKAAMEDWMLEHRLTRDTIVMACGGGVIGDLVGFVAATFMRGLKFVQIPTTLLAMVDSAVGGKTAIDHPHGKNLIGAFHQPQFVFVDAAFLLTLPPREFSNGMAEVVKTAAIWDAADFVKLENEAEAIRAAVLGEEARSAADNAGHTLATRSEAQSLLLDVIRGSIGVKAHIVNIDEKETGLRNLVNFGHSVGHAIEAVLTPEILHGECVSIGMILEAEIARVEHGLPQVAIGRLVRCCQAYDLPVSLSDPRIASLPKAQELSVARLLDIMRVDKKNAGSAKKIVLLSKIGGTAEERASTVSDPVIARVLAPAVTVRPALPLPMAQHTTLTTPGSKSISNRALLLAALASGTTRLRNVLYSDDTQVMMNALRTLRSADFSFEDGGQTLVVSGHGGQVRAPDVDVPLYLQNAGTAARFITAVCALLAPSGAPAAVTLTGNARMKQRPIGPLVDALRANGTEIAYEESEGCLPLRIQGHGLRGGRMQLAANVSSQYVSAILLCAPYATEEITLELVGGKVISQPYIDMTIAMMATFGVAVERVAQDTYRIPKTAYRAPPMYEVESDASSATYPLALAAITGTQCTVPAIGSASLQGDARFATDVLRPMGCVVEQTSTSTTVTGPPPGELKQLGTIDMEPMTDAFITAAVLFAVAQGGSTRITGVANQRVKETNRIRAVVDELAKFGVRATEHDDGVEVFGTLITDLHSTDVHCYDDHRIAMAFSILAAVAPAPGTTLLEKRCVEKTWPSWWDDLQLRLGVAVSGAHLDQSLVAAPTHASSASPEALSPLALGLTPKKYASDATIVCIGMRASGKTHVGRALATRLGRAFVDADEVFAQKHDLRAFVAEHGWARFREEETALLAQLLKAHPTGHVLALGGGVVETEASRALLQSYAASGPVVHVVRSLDAILAFLATSDRPAYGEPVEDVYARRLPYYAACSSVEVFNGPNTDTVEVLVRQLAAPLGLAVPVDLSPEHASFFLSLTFPDVTEALPTIDGWTAGADVLEVRVDLLDAAGTPSFDYVREQIALLRAHTDLPLLYTVRSVSQGGRFPEAEDDLYFALVRLGLRLGCEYVDVEMHRTPARLAAVRAQQGHAQLVASSHDVAGAVPWSSPKALALYKQGAKLGQVVKLVSTARSMADNVQLETFRASLAAEPVPLVALNMGAAGQLSRVLNQVLTPVTHADLPAKAAPGQLTVQEISEARHLLGMLPSRQFYLFGTPIAHSLSPLIHNTGFGLLGLPYTYALHECETLDEVAALIRAPDFGGASVTIPHKLRIMQHLDEIAPEAQIIGAVNTIVPVDREGKAVLRGENTDWRAIHDLARARLALPAGCTALVIGAGGSARAALYAMHTLGAAQILLVNRTYEKAVELAASVPGEWRVQAVATMDEAAAAQPAVIVSNVPAAGTALVEGEADLVLPASLLARPEGVAIDMAYKPADTPLLQLAASVPGWSGVAGIQILLEQAYHQFALWTGRRPPRLPIATRVLAAYAS comes from the exons ATGAGCGACGCCGGGGGCAGCAAGGTGCCTTCGTACCACGCGCCGCCACATGACTCGCCTGTGAGTGGTGCGACGATCCATGAGCTGCGGtgcctcgatgcgcgcatcCAGCTCGGCTTCCACCTCATCCCGCATATTGTGCAGACGCTCCTGACCGAGCTTCCGTCGAGCGCCTATGTGCTGGTCACCGACACGAACCtgaagcgcctcggcgttgTGGACAAGTTCTTGAGCGCCTTTGAGAGCTACAGTACTACAGGTACGCCTGCACGCGTCCTCGTCTACGAGCTTGCGCCGGGCGAGGAGAGCAAGAGCCGCGAGACGAAAGCGGCTATGGAGGACTGgatgctcgagcaccgcctgACGCGTGACACGATCGTGatggcgtgcggcggcggtgtgATTGGTGACCTGGTCGGCTTTGTCGCTGCTACG TTCATGCGCGGACTCAAGTTTGTGCAGATTCCTACCACCCTCCTGGCGATGGTCGACTCGGCGGTGGGCGGCAAAACGGCGATCGACCATCCCCACGGAAAGAACCTCATCGGCGCCTTTCACCAGCCGCAGTTTGTGTTTGTCGATGCAGCTTTCCTGCTCACGCTGCCCCCCCGCGAGTTTTCCAACGGCATGGCGGAAGTCGTCAAGACGGCCGCGATCTGGGACGCGGCCGACTTTGTCAAGCTCGAGAAtgaggccgaggcgattcgtgccgcggtgctcggcgaggaggcgcgcagcgccgctgACAATGCAGGCCACACactcgcgacgcgctccgagGCACAGAGCttgctgctcgacgtgaTCCGGGGCAGTATCGGCGTAAAGGCGCACATTGTCAACATCGACGAAAAAGAGACGGGTCTGCGCAACCTCGTCAACTTTGGCCATTCGGTCGGCCACGCAATTGAGGCCGTGCTCACGCCCGAGATTCTGCACGGCGAGTGCGTCTCGATCGGCATGATCCTCGAGGCAGAGattgcgcgcgtcgagcacggcctgcCGCAGGTCGCGATTGGACGCCtggtgcgctgctgccaGGCGTACGACCTTCCGGTGTCGCTCAGCGACCCCCGCATCGCATCCCTGCccaaggcgcaggagctcagcgtcgcgcgcctcctcgacaTTATGCGCGTCGACAAGAAAAACGCGGGGAGCGCAAAGAAGATTGTGCTCCTCTCCAAGATTggcggcacggccgaggagcgtgcgtcgACGGTGTCGGACCCTGTCAttgcgcgcgtgctcgcgccggccgtAACGGTGCGCCCTGCGCTCCCCCTGCCCATGGCGCAGCACACGACGCTCACTACGCCGGGCTCCAAGTCGATCTCGAACCGTGCGCTGCTTTTGGCCGCGCtggcgagcggcacgacgcgcctgcgcaacgTGCTCTACTCGGACGACACGCAGGTCATGATGAACGCACTCCgtacgctgcgcagcgccgactTTTCCTTTGAGGACGGCGGCCAGACGCTCGTCGTCTCGGGCCACGGCGGgcaggtgcgtgcgcccgacgtcgacgtgccgctGTACCTGCAAAACGCtggcaccgccgcgcgcttcaTCACGGCGGTCTgtgcgctgctggcgcCGTCGGGTGCGCCGGCTGCCGTGACGCTGACCGGCAATGCGCGCATGAAGCAGCGCCCGATCGGGCcgctggtcgacgcgctgcgtgccaaCGGCACCGAGATCGCGTACGAAGAGAGCGAGGGGTGCCTCCCGCTGCGCATCCAGGGCCACGGTCTGCGTGGCGGCCGCATGCAGCTTGCGGCAAACGTCTCGTCGCAGTACGTCTCGGCGATTCTGCTCTGTGCGCCGTACGCCACCGAGGAGatcacgctcgagctcgtcggaGGCAAGGTCATTTCGCAGCCCTACATTGACATGACGATTGCGATGATGGCCACGTTTGGCGTggcggtcgagcgtgtgGCGCAGGACACGTACCGCATTCCCAAGACCGCCTACCGCGCTCCGCCCATGTACGAGGTCGAGAGCGAtgcgagcagcgcgacctaccctcttgcgctcgccgcgatCACCGGCACGCAGTGCACCGTGCCTGCGatcggcagcgcgtcgctgcaaggcgatgcgcgcttcgcgaccgacgtgctgcgcccgATGGGCTGCGTCGTGGAGCAgacctcgacctcgaccacCGTCACGGGCCCTCCGCCCGGCGAGCtgaagcagctcggcacgatcgACATGGAGCCGATGACCGACGCGTTCATCACCGCGGCTGTCCTCTTTGCGGTCGCACAAGGTGGCTCGACGCGCATTACCGGCGTCGCGAACCAGCGCGTGAAGGAGACGAACCGTATCCGTGCCGTGGTTGATGAGCTCGCCAAGTttggcgtgcgcgccaccgagcacgacgacggcgtcgaggtgtTTGGCACGCTGATCACCGACCTGCACAGCACCGACGTACACTGCTACGACGACCACCGCATCGCGATGGCCTTTAGCATCCTTGCCGCGgtcgcgcccgcgcccggcacgacgctcctcgagaagCGGTGCGTCGAAAAGACCTGGCCGAGCTGGTGGGACGATCTGCagctgcgtctcggcgtcgcggtcagcggcgcgcacctcgaccagtcgctggtcgccgcgccgacgcacgcgtcgtccgcgtcgcccgaaGCGCTCTCCcccctggcgctcggcctgaCGCCGAAAAAGTACGCGTCGGACGCGACGATTGTGTGCATCGGCATGCGTGCGTCGGGCAAGACGCAcgtcgggcgcgcgctcgcgacgcgcctcggccgcgcgtttgtcgacgcggacgaggtCTTTGCGCAGAAGCACGACCTGCGTGCGTTTgttgccgagcacggctGGGCGCGTTTCCGCGAGGAGGAAActgcgctgcttgcgcagctgctcaaggCGCACCCCACTGGCCacgtcctcgcgctcggagGCGGGGTCGTCGAGACCGAGGCgagccgtgcgctgctgcagtcCTACGCCGCGTCCGGCCCGGTGGTGCACGTTGTGCGCAGCCTCGACGCGATCCTTGCGTTCCTCGCGACGAGTGACCGCCCCGCGTACGGCGAGCCGGTCGAGGACGTgtatgcgcgccgcctgccgtACTacgcggcctgctcgagcgtcgaggtGTTCAATGGTCCGAACACGGACAcggtcgaggtgcttgTGCGCCagcttgcggcgccgctcggccttgcggtGCCCGTCGACCTGTCGCCCGAGCACGCGTCCTTCTTTTTGTCGCTCACGTTCCCCGACGTaaccgaggcgctgccgacgaTCGACGGCTGGACGGCCGGTGcggacgtgctcgaggtgcgtgtCGATTTGCTGGATGCagccggcacgccgtcgtTTGACTAtgtgcgcgagcagatTGCGCTGCTCCGTGCGCACACCGACCTTCCTTTGCTGTacacggtgcgcagcgtgtcgcAAGGCGGCCGCTTCCCCGAAGCCGAGGACGACCTCTActttgcgctcgtgcgcctcggcctgcgtcTCGGTTGCGAGTACGTCGACGTGGAGATGCACCGCAcgcctgcgcgcctcgcggcggtgcgtgcgcagcagggCCATGCAcagctcgtcgcctcgtcgcaCGACGTCGCGGGCGCGGTCCCCTGGTCGTcgcccaaggcgctcgcgctgtaCAAGCAAGGCGCGAAGCTCGGCCAGGTGGTCAAGCTCGtgagcacggcgcggtCGATGGCCGACAATgtgcagctcgagacgttccgcgcatcgctcgcggcggagcCTGTGCCGCTCGTTGCCCTCAACatgggcgccgccggccagCTCAGCCGCGTGCTGAACCAGGTGCTGACGCCCGtcacgcacgccgacctCCCCGCGAAGGCTGCGCCCGGCCAGCTGACGGTGCAAGAGAtcagcgaggcgcgccaccTGCTGGGCATGCTTCCCTCGCGCCAGTTCTACCTATTTGGCACGCCGATCGCGCACTCGCTCTCGCCGCTGATCCACAACACCGGCTTTGGCCTGCTGGGTCTACCGTACACCtacgcgctgcacgagtgcgagacgctcgacgaggtcgccgcgctTATCCGCGCGCCCGACTTTGGCGGCGCGAGTGTCACGATCCCCCACAAGCTGCGCATCAtgcagcacctcgacgagattgcgcccgaggcgcagatCATCGGCGCGGTGAACACCATCGTCCCGGTCGACCGCGAAGGCaaggccgtgctgcgcggcgaaaACACCGATTGGCGCGCGATCCACGAcctggcgcgtgcgcgccttgcgctaCCCGCCGGCTGCACCGCGCTCGTGATCGGTGCCGggggctcggcgcgtgcggcgctctaTGCGAtgcacacgctcggcgcggcgcagatTTTACTGGTGAACCGGACCTATGAAAAagccgtcgagctcgccgcgtcaGTGCCGGGCGAGTGGCGCGTGCAGGCTGTCGCTACTAtggacgaggccgccgccgcacagcCCGCCGTGATCGTGAGCAACGTCCCCGCGGCCGGcaccgcgctcgtcgagggcgaggcggaccTCGTGCTCCCTGCGTcgctcctggcgcgccCCGAGGGCGTCGCGATCGACATGGCGTACAAGCCGGCCGACACACCGCTGCTACAGCTCGCCGCATCTGTCCCGGGCTGGTCGGGCGTCGCAGGTATCCAGATCCTCCTGGAGCAGGCCTACCACCAGTTTGCCCTCTGGaccggccgccgccccccCCGCCTGCCGATCGCCACGCGCGTTCTCGCCGCGTACGCTTCGTAG